One window of Leguminivora glycinivorella isolate SPB_JAAS2020 chromosome 9, LegGlyc_1.1, whole genome shotgun sequence genomic DNA carries:
- the LOC125229292 gene encoding baculoviral IAP repeat-containing protein 3-like isoform X2, whose protein sequence is MPILVDSKHRNVSSVAPGTALFKNAPATAKTRPLVDLALAAPCAAYEPGASRASSLSSSPSSPTLPALPLAVDKPDNNHALAADMHREENRLKTFDTWPLSFISPQTLASNGFYYLGRSDEVRCAFCKVEIMRWVEGDDPARDHQKWAPQCPFLRKQPAAGALPAAPVTDGQDECGARAAPTGANVCMPGPVHPRYATEAARLRTFKDWPKSMKQKPEELAEAGFYYTGQSDKTKCFYCDGGLKDWEEDDVPWEQHARWFDRCAYVQLVKGRDYVQKVISEACVVPETKPAPKPEPVAPAISEDEKSEVEDCKVCKICYENERNVAFVPCGHVVACAKCALATDKCPLCRRTFTSAVRLYYS, encoded by the coding sequence TGTCATCAGTAGCGCCGGGCACTGCGTTGTTTAAAAACGCGCCCGCGACCGCGAAGACGCGCCCTCTCGTGGACCTGGCGCTGGCCGCGCCATGCGCCGCCTACGAACCCGGCGCCTCCCGCGCGAGCTCGCTGAGCTCGTCGCCCTCCTCGCCCACGCTGCCCGCGCTGCCGCTCGCCGTCGACAAGCCCGACAACAACCACGCGCTCGCCGCCGACATGCACCGCGAGGAGAACCGCCTCAAGACCTTCGACACCTGGCCGCTCTCCTTCATTAGCCCGCAGACCCTCGCCAGCAACGGCTTCTACTACCTCGGCCGCTCCGACGAGGTCCGGTGCGCGTTCTGTAAGGTCGAGATCATGCGGTGGGTGGAGGGCGACGACCCCGCGCGGGACCACCAGAAGTGGGCGCCGCAGTGCCCCTTCCTGCGCAAGCAGCCGGCGGCGGGCGCGCTGCCGGCCGCACCCGTCACGGACGGGCAGGACGAGTGCGGAGCGCGCGCCGCGCCCACCGGCGCCAACGTGTGCATGCCGGGGCCCGTGCACCCGCGCTACGCCACCGAGGCGGCGCGCCTGCGCACCTTCAAGGACTGGCCCAAGAGCATGAAGCAGAAGCCGGAGGAGCTCGCCGAGGCCGGCTTCTACTACACGGGCCAGAGCGACAAGACCAAGTGCTTCTACTGCGACGGCGGCCTCAAGGACTGGGAGGAGGACGACGTGCCCTGGGAGCAGCACGCGCGGTGGTTCGACCGCTGCGCGTACGTCCAGCTCGTGAAGGGCCGAGACTACGTCCAGAAAGTCATATCGGAGGCCTGCGTCGTCCCCGAAACGAAACCCGCGCCGAAACCGGAACCGGTAGCCCCCGCGATAAGCGAAGACGAAAAATCGGAAGTGGAAGACTGTAAAGTGTGTAAAATCTGTTACGAGAACGAGCGCAACGTGGCCTTCGTCCCGTGCGGGCACGTGGTGGCGTGCGCCAAGTGCGCGCTGGCCACGGACAAGTGCCCGCTGTGCCGGCGGACGTTCACGAGCGCCGTGCGCCTGTACTACTCGTGA
- the LOC125229292 gene encoding putative inhibitor of apoptosis isoform X1 translates to MTEKASQKEVRGAAATPDPVASSSKDATFSSVSSVAPGTALFKNAPATAKTRPLVDLALAAPCAAYEPGASRASSLSSSPSSPTLPALPLAVDKPDNNHALAADMHREENRLKTFDTWPLSFISPQTLASNGFYYLGRSDEVRCAFCKVEIMRWVEGDDPARDHQKWAPQCPFLRKQPAAGALPAAPVTDGQDECGARAAPTGANVCMPGPVHPRYATEAARLRTFKDWPKSMKQKPEELAEAGFYYTGQSDKTKCFYCDGGLKDWEEDDVPWEQHARWFDRCAYVQLVKGRDYVQKVISEACVVPETKPAPKPEPVAPAISEDEKSEVEDCKVCKICYENERNVAFVPCGHVVACAKCALATDKCPLCRRTFTSAVRLYYS, encoded by the coding sequence TGTCATCAGTAGCGCCGGGCACTGCGTTGTTTAAAAACGCGCCCGCGACCGCGAAGACGCGCCCTCTCGTGGACCTGGCGCTGGCCGCGCCATGCGCCGCCTACGAACCCGGCGCCTCCCGCGCGAGCTCGCTGAGCTCGTCGCCCTCCTCGCCCACGCTGCCCGCGCTGCCGCTCGCCGTCGACAAGCCCGACAACAACCACGCGCTCGCCGCCGACATGCACCGCGAGGAGAACCGCCTCAAGACCTTCGACACCTGGCCGCTCTCCTTCATTAGCCCGCAGACCCTCGCCAGCAACGGCTTCTACTACCTCGGCCGCTCCGACGAGGTCCGGTGCGCGTTCTGTAAGGTCGAGATCATGCGGTGGGTGGAGGGCGACGACCCCGCGCGGGACCACCAGAAGTGGGCGCCGCAGTGCCCCTTCCTGCGCAAGCAGCCGGCGGCGGGCGCGCTGCCGGCCGCACCCGTCACGGACGGGCAGGACGAGTGCGGAGCGCGCGCCGCGCCCACCGGCGCCAACGTGTGCATGCCGGGGCCCGTGCACCCGCGCTACGCCACCGAGGCGGCGCGCCTGCGCACCTTCAAGGACTGGCCCAAGAGCATGAAGCAGAAGCCGGAGGAGCTCGCCGAGGCCGGCTTCTACTACACGGGCCAGAGCGACAAGACCAAGTGCTTCTACTGCGACGGCGGCCTCAAGGACTGGGAGGAGGACGACGTGCCCTGGGAGCAGCACGCGCGGTGGTTCGACCGCTGCGCGTACGTCCAGCTCGTGAAGGGCCGAGACTACGTCCAGAAAGTCATATCGGAGGCCTGCGTCGTCCCCGAAACGAAACCCGCGCCGAAACCGGAACCGGTAGCCCCCGCGATAAGCGAAGACGAAAAATCGGAAGTGGAAGACTGTAAAGTGTGTAAAATCTGTTACGAGAACGAGCGCAACGTGGCCTTCGTCCCGTGCGGGCACGTGGTGGCGTGCGCCAAGTGCGCGCTGGCCACGGACAAGTGCCCGCTGTGCCGGCGGACGTTCACGAGCGCCGTGCGCCTGTACTACTCGTGA
- the LOC125229292 gene encoding baculoviral IAP repeat-containing protein 3-like isoform X3, translating into MEAVRVSSVAPGTALFKNAPATAKTRPLVDLALAAPCAAYEPGASRASSLSSSPSSPTLPALPLAVDKPDNNHALAADMHREENRLKTFDTWPLSFISPQTLASNGFYYLGRSDEVRCAFCKVEIMRWVEGDDPARDHQKWAPQCPFLRKQPAAGALPAAPVTDGQDECGARAAPTGANVCMPGPVHPRYATEAARLRTFKDWPKSMKQKPEELAEAGFYYTGQSDKTKCFYCDGGLKDWEEDDVPWEQHARWFDRCAYVQLVKGRDYVQKVISEACVVPETKPAPKPEPVAPAISEDEKSEVEDCKVCKICYENERNVAFVPCGHVVACAKCALATDKCPLCRRTFTSAVRLYYS; encoded by the coding sequence TGTCATCAGTAGCGCCGGGCACTGCGTTGTTTAAAAACGCGCCCGCGACCGCGAAGACGCGCCCTCTCGTGGACCTGGCGCTGGCCGCGCCATGCGCCGCCTACGAACCCGGCGCCTCCCGCGCGAGCTCGCTGAGCTCGTCGCCCTCCTCGCCCACGCTGCCCGCGCTGCCGCTCGCCGTCGACAAGCCCGACAACAACCACGCGCTCGCCGCCGACATGCACCGCGAGGAGAACCGCCTCAAGACCTTCGACACCTGGCCGCTCTCCTTCATTAGCCCGCAGACCCTCGCCAGCAACGGCTTCTACTACCTCGGCCGCTCCGACGAGGTCCGGTGCGCGTTCTGTAAGGTCGAGATCATGCGGTGGGTGGAGGGCGACGACCCCGCGCGGGACCACCAGAAGTGGGCGCCGCAGTGCCCCTTCCTGCGCAAGCAGCCGGCGGCGGGCGCGCTGCCGGCCGCACCCGTCACGGACGGGCAGGACGAGTGCGGAGCGCGCGCCGCGCCCACCGGCGCCAACGTGTGCATGCCGGGGCCCGTGCACCCGCGCTACGCCACCGAGGCGGCGCGCCTGCGCACCTTCAAGGACTGGCCCAAGAGCATGAAGCAGAAGCCGGAGGAGCTCGCCGAGGCCGGCTTCTACTACACGGGCCAGAGCGACAAGACCAAGTGCTTCTACTGCGACGGCGGCCTCAAGGACTGGGAGGAGGACGACGTGCCCTGGGAGCAGCACGCGCGGTGGTTCGACCGCTGCGCGTACGTCCAGCTCGTGAAGGGCCGAGACTACGTCCAGAAAGTCATATCGGAGGCCTGCGTCGTCCCCGAAACGAAACCCGCGCCGAAACCGGAACCGGTAGCCCCCGCGATAAGCGAAGACGAAAAATCGGAAGTGGAAGACTGTAAAGTGTGTAAAATCTGTTACGAGAACGAGCGCAACGTGGCCTTCGTCCCGTGCGGGCACGTGGTGGCGTGCGCCAAGTGCGCGCTGGCCACGGACAAGTGCCCGCTGTGCCGGCGGACGTTCACGAGCGCCGTGCGCCTGTACTACTCGTGA